A DNA window from Chiroxiphia lanceolata isolate bChiLan1 chromosome 6, bChiLan1.pri, whole genome shotgun sequence contains the following coding sequences:
- the IPO7 gene encoding importin-7 — MDPSGIIEALRGTMDPALREAAERQLNEAHKSVNFVSTLLQITMSEQLDLPVRQAGVIYLKNMITQYWPDRETAPGEIPPYSIPEEDRHCIRENIVEAIIHSPELIRVQLTTCIHHIIKYDYPSRWTAVVEKIGFYLQSDNSACWLGILLCLYQLVKNYEYKKPEERSPLIAAMQHFLPVLKDSFIQLLNDPSDQSVLIQKQIFKIFYALVQYTLPLELINQQNLTEWIEILKTVVDRDVPAETLQVDEDDRPELPWWKCKKWALHILARLFERYGSPGNVSKEYNEFAEVFLKAFAVGVQQVLLKVLYQYKEKQYMAPRVLQQTLNYINQGVSHAVTWKNLKPHIQGIIQDVIFPLMCYTDADEELWQEDPYEYIRMKFDVFEDFISPTTAAQTLLFTSCSKRKEVLQKTMGFCYQILTEPNADPRKKDGALHMIGSLAEILLKKKIYKDQMEYMLQNHVFPLFSSELGYMRARACWVLHYFCEVKFKSDQNLQTALELTRRCLIDDREMPVKVEAAIALQVLISNQEKAKEYITPFIRPVMQALLHIIRETENDDLTNVIQKMICEYSEEVTPIAVEMTQHLAMTFNQVIQTGPDEEGSDDKAVTAMGILNTIDTLLSVVEDHKEITQQLEGICLQVIGTVLQQHVLEFYEEIFSLAHSLTCQQVSAQMWQLLPLVFEVFQQDGFDYFTDMMPLLHNYVTVDTDTLLSDTKYLEMIYSMCKKVLTGVAGEDAECHAAKLLEVIILQCKGRGIDQCIPLFVEAALERLTREVKTSELRTMCLQVAIAALYYNPHLLLNTLENLRFPNNVEPVTNHFITQWLNDVDCFLGLHDRKMCVLGLCALIDLEQIPQVLNQVAGQILPAFILLFNGLKRAYACHAEHENDSDDDDEAEEDEETEELGSDEDDIDEDGQEYLEILAKQAGEDGDDEDWEEDDAEETALEGYSTIIDDEDNPIDEYQIFKTIFQTIQSRNPVWYQALTQGLNEEQRKQLQDIATLADQRRAAHESKMIEKHGGYKFNAPVVPTSFNFGGPAPGMN; from the exons gcTCATAAGTCAGTGAACTTTGTTTCAACCCTGCTTCAGATCACTATGTCCGAGCAACTGGATTTACCAGTGAGACAGGCAG GGGTTATCTACTTGAAAAATATGATAACCCAGTATTGGCCAGATCGTGAAACTGCACCAGGAGAGATCCCACCTTACTCCATCCCAGAAGAAGATAGACATTGTATTCGTGAGAATATTGTAGAAGCCATTATCCACTCTCCTGAGCTGATCAG AGTACAACTTACTACTTGCATTCACCATATTATCAAGTATGACTATCCTAGTCGCTGGACTGCAGTTGTGGAGAAAATTGGATTTTATCTCCAGTCTGACAACAGTGCTTGTTGGCTTGGAATTCTTCTTTGTCTTTATCAACTCGTGAAGAACTATGA GTACAAGAAACCAGAGGAGCGGAGTCCTTTGATAGCTGCAATGCAACATTTTCTACCAGTTCTGAAGGATAGCTTCATTCAGCTCTTGAATGATCCATCAGATCAGTCTGTCCTCATccagaaacagattttcaaaatattttacgCCCTCGTCCAG tATACATTACCTTTGGAGTTGATAAATCAGCAAAACCTGACGGAGTGGATAGAAATCCTGAAGACTGTTGTTGATAGGGATGTACCAGCT gAAACCCTTCAAGTTGATGAAGATGATAGACCTGAGTTGCCTTGGTGGAAATGCAAGAAGTGGGCTTTGCATATCTTAGCTAGGCTTTTTGAGAG GTATGGAAGCCCTGGCAATGTTTCCAAGGAGTACAATGAGTTTGCTGAAGTGTTCCTGAAAGCTTTTGCTGTTGGTGTTCAGCAG GTGTTGCTGAAGGTGCTGTATCAATACAAGGAGAAGCAGTACATGGCTCCCAGAGTTCTGCAGCAGACGCTGAATTACATCAATCAAGGAGTGTCACATGCAGTCACCTGGAAGAATTTGAAACCTCATATTCAA ggaaTTATCCAAGatgttatttttccattgaTGTGCTATACAGATGCTGATGAAGAGCTTTGGCAAGAAGATCCATATGAATATATTCGCATGAAATTTG ATGTATTTGAAGACTTCATTTCTCCAACAACTGCTGCTCAGACATTATTGTTTACATCCTGTAGTAAAAGGAAAGAG GTCCTGCAGAAGACAATGGGCTTTTGTTATCAAATCCTTACCGAGCCAAATGCTGACCCTCGTAAGAAAGATGGTGCTTTACATATGATTGGTTCTTTGGCTGAAATTCTCCTAAAA aaaaagaTCTATAAAGACCAGATGGAATATATGTTGCAGAATCACGTGTTCCCTCTCTTCAGCAGTGAGCTGGGTTACATGAGAGCACGG GCTTGTTGGGTTCTTCATTACTTTTGTGAAGTCAAATTTAAGAGTGACCAGAATCTCCAGACAGCCTTAGAACTCACAAGACGGTGTCTGATCGATGACAGGGAAATGCCTGTGAAAGTGGAAGCTGCCATAGCTCTGCAAGTTCTCATCAGTAACCAAGAGAAAG CTAAAGAATATATTACTCCATTCATTAGACCTGTAATGCAAGCTTTACTTCACATTATAAGAGAGACTGAAAATGATGATCTTACTAATGTGATTCAGAAGATGATCTGTGAATATAGTGAAGAAGTTACTCCAATTGCAGTAGAAATGACACAGCATTTG GCAATGACATTTAACCAGGTGATCCAGACTGGTCCAGATGAAGAGGGCAGTGATGACAAAGCAGTGACAGCAATGGGAATCTTGAATACTATTGATACACTTCTCAGTGTAGTTGAAGATCACAAGGAA attactcagcagctggaagggatctgttTGCAGGTGATTGGAACAGTTTTGCAGCAGCATGTGTTAG agttcTACGAGGAGATCTTTTCCTTGGCTCATAGTCTGACCTGCCAACAGGTTTCTGCACAGATGTGGCAGCTTCTTCCTCTTGTGTTTGAAGTCTTTCAGCAGGATGGTTTTGATTATTTTACTG ACATGATGCCTCTCTTGCATAATTATGTTACTGTTGATACAGATACACTTCTGTCAGACACAAAATATCTTGAAATGATCTACAGTATGTGCAAGAAG GTCCTTACAGGAGTTGCCGGAGAAGATGCAGAATGTCATGCAGCAAAGCTGTTAGAAGTAATTATTCTTCAGTGTAAAGGGCGTGGCATTGACCAG TGCATACCCTTATTTGTGGAAGCTGCCTTGGAGAGACTGACCAGAGAAGTGAAAACCAGTGAACTACGAACAATGTGCCTCCAGGTTGCCATAGCTGCTTTGTATTACAATCCTCATTTACTATTAAATACCTTGGAAAATCTTCGTTTTCCCAATAATGTGGAGCCTGTCACCAATCACTTCATAACACAGTGGCTTAATGACGTGGACTGTTTCTTGGG ACTTCATGATAGAAAGATGTGTGTGCTTGGCTTGTGTGCTCTTATAGATTTGGAGCAAATACCACAGGTTTTAAATCAAGTTGCTGGACAGATTCTGCCAgcttttatccttttatttaaTGGATTGAAAAGAGCATATGCCTGTCATGCAGAGCATGAAAATGacagtgatgatgatgatgaagctGAAGAAGATGAGGAAACAG AGGAGTTGGGGAGTGATGAAGATGACATTGATGAAGATGGTCAAGAATATCTAGAAATTCTAGCAAAACAGGCAGGTGAAGATGGAGATGATGAAGACTGGGAAGAAGATGATGCTGAAGAGACTGCTTTGGAAGGCTACTCCACGATTATTGATGATGAAGACAACCCTATTGATGAATAtcagatatttaaaacaatttttcaga caaTTCAGAGCCGTAACCCTGTGTGGTACCAAGCCTTGACACAGGGTCTTAAcgaagaacaaagaaaacagttgCAGGACATAGCAACTCTGGCAGATCAGCGGCGGGCAGCACATG aatcCAAAATGATTGAAAAGCATGGAGGATACAAATTCAATGCTCCAGTTGTGCCAACTTCATTTAATTTTGGAGGCCCTGCCCCAGGAATGAATTGA